Proteins co-encoded in one Apteryx mantelli isolate bAptMan1 chromosome 4, bAptMan1.hap1, whole genome shotgun sequence genomic window:
- the PIDD1 gene encoding p53-induced death domain-containing protein 1, with product MVKAAVVALLCRLRSTWIKLVFQPSSLLVPAASRCRRCLPAWQVRACPSPADKTQKMAELLGLGDERGEGASEAPALAGPCLADNRLNLDVYPDGCCRFLQLFERRWGDLAQVEFVRLSSNDRFLGATLGILPRLESLKSLVLKGGHAWDEFGSCQPGSLTSLPPDFENLRCLTHLDLSFNRLSTLPSCIPHLPSLRVLLVSHNSLVALPEDFGCLSKLTFFSAMKNQLKDLPQSIGELAALQDLDLSENALECLPDEIGNLRNCTELELSGNRLSSIPDSLANLKSLRRLHLHSNLLVTVPASLASLPNLSRLDLQNNCLRAVPPEIQTLPFVHLRGNPLGETEPSLQTDESSARRLQRLFLASGEDSFTVTSEGCKVLLACGIHFHFPPGAASDPLRIHFRTLPPDPQWVKLRHHDVLLSMVLELQPHGVEFQQEVEIWMPYASPQTLHQREVVVRTFSGQSWSDLRTKVKHKRKSKKHVACCSVLHFSWFLVVSRLVENECKVPAEGTLLFSSVDPDIKVIFPPGVTEETRSVKLQVLPVSAEEVEEITADAGCRASPLLCLSQDCPVDFLRPVRIQLPLPLGVTGLNLDRSRLHLLHGDLQGQTWDDITSQVVLEFTHLYAVFEVTHFSWYWLWYTTKTYIGGIAKKVYERLRMYQVNFIALQRKKDPEQVLLQCVPKHKVDPVLKKLQDRYRGPEPSDMVEMFEGEQFFAAFERGISIDMDRPDCVDGRLSFIFYSHLKNMKEIYVTSPVDRKGQAVKGQVSFYRGAVPDSIPEDASRRRKGPDSLWLATLPIKLPKLKSRWGENPGPLNGFSFPPLNLGNAETGYLTQANLLSIARRVGADWQTIGLNLGLTYQQIERIGYNNREDLDKQILDMLFSWAQQNLEDPDCVDKLITAMKESGRQDIADEIETIIELGRQKYRESIRRVGLEQESSTEDSAIAMV from the exons ATGGTAAAGGCGGCCGTGGTGGCGCTGCTGTGCCGGCTCCGCTCCACGTGGATAAAGCTCGTCTTTC AGCCGTCCTCGCTCCTGGTCCCGGCTGCCTCGCGGTGCCgccgctgcctccctgcctggcAAGTCAGAGCATGTCCCAGCCCTGCGGACAAGACGCAGAAGATGGCagagctgctggggctcggggacgAGCGCGGGGAGGGCGCGTCGGAGGCTCCCGCGCTCGCCGGCCCCTGCCTGGCGGACAACAGGCTGAATCTGGACGTTTATCCTGACGGCTGCTGCCGCTTCCTCCAGCTGTTTGAGAGGCGCTGGGGAGACCTGGCCCAGGTGGAGTTCGTCCGGCTCAGCAGCAACGATCGCTTTCTGGGCGCCACCCTGGGCATCCTGCCTCGCCTGGAGAGCCTGAAATCCCTGGTGCTCAAAG GTGGCCATGCCTGGGATGAGTTTGGCTCGTGTCAGCCTGGTTCCCTGACAAGCTTGCCGCCAGACTTTGAGAACCTGAGGTGTCTCACTCACTTGGATCTCAGCTTCAATCGCCTCTCCACCTTGCCCAGCTGCatcccccacctccccagcctccGTGTGCTCCTGGTGAGCCACAACAGCCTGGTGGCGCTGCCTGAGGACTTCGGCTGCCTGAGCAAGCTGACTTTCTTCTCTGCTATGAAAAACCAGCTGAAGGACTTGCCACAGAGCATTGGGGAGCTGGCAGCACTGCAGGACCTGGATCTCTCAGAAAATGCCTTGGAATGCCTCCCTGATGAAATAGGGAATCTGCGCAACTGCACAGAACTGGAACTCTCTGGGAATCGGTTATCGAGCATCCCGGACTCTTTAG CCAATTTGAAGTCTCTGCGGCGGCTGCATCTCCACAGCAATCTCCTGGTGACGGTCCCCGCGTCGCTCGCCAGCCTGCCCAACTTGTCCAGACTCGATCTGCAGAACAACTGCCTCCGAGCCGTCCCCCCCGAGATCCAGACCTTGCCGTTCGTGCACCTCCGCGGCAACCCCTTAGGAGAAACCGAGCCCTCCCTGCAGACTG ATGAATCCAGTGCCAGAAGGCTACAAAGACTGTTCCTTGCATCAGGAGAGGACAG CTTTACCGTGACATCTGAAGGCTGCAAAGTACTCCTGGCCTGTGGCATCCATTTCCACTTTCCTCCGGGGGCTGCCTCTGACCCTCTGCGCATTCACTTCCGCACCCTTCCGCCGGACCCCCAGTGGGTGAAGCTGCGGCACCACGACGTCCTGCTGAGCATGGTCCTGGAGCTGCAGCCTCACGGGGTTGAATTCCAGCAG GAGGTGGAGATCTGGATGCCGTATGCCTCTCCTCAAACCCTTCACCAGCGTGAGGTGGTAGTTCGGACCTTTAGCGGGCAGAGCTGGAGCGATCTGAGAACAAAAGTGAAGCATAAGAGAAAATCAAAG AAGCATGTGGCTTGTTGTAGTGTCCTTCACTTCTCCTGGTTCCTAGTTGTGTCTCGGCTTGTAGAGAATGAATGCAAAGTGCCAGCAGAGGGGACATTGCTCTTTTCTAGCGTGGATCCAGACATCAAAGTGATCTTCCCTCCTGGGGTCACCGAAGAGACTCGCAGCGTCAAACTGCAG GTGCTGCCGGTCTCTGCGGAGGAGGTAGAGGAAATCACGGCTGATGCGGGTTGCAGAGCCAGTCCCCTGCTCTGCCTCTCCCAGGATTGCCCGGTGGATTTTCTCAGGCCAGTGAGAATTCAGCTCCCCCTCCCACTTGGGGTCACAG GGTTAAACTTGGATCGATCCAGGCTGCACCTTCTCCATGGCGACCTGCAGGGCCAAACCTGGGATGACATTACCAGTCAGGTGGTGCTGGAATTCACCCATCTTTATGCAGTGTTTGAAGTCACCCACTTCTCCTG GTACTGGCTGTGGTACACCACCAAGACCTACATTGGAGGCATTGCCAAGAAAGTCTATGAGCGGCTGCGTATGTACCAGGTGAACTTCATTGCTCTGCAGAGGAAGAAAGACCCTGAGCAAGTCCTGCTTCAGTGTGTGCCCAAGCACAAG GTTGATCCGGTGCTGAAGAAGCTGCAGGACCGCTACCGAGGACCTGAGCCATCTGACATGGTGGAGATGTTTGAGGGAGAGCAGTTCTTCGCCGCTTTTGAGCGAGGCATCAGCATTGATATGG ATCGCCCTGACTGTGTGGATGGACGTCTCTCATTCATTTTTTACTCACACTTGAAGAACATGAAAGAAATCTATGTGACCTCCCCTGTAGACAGGAAGGGCCAAGCTGTAAAAGGCCAG GTCTCTTTCTACCGAGGGGCAGTTCCTGACAGCATCCCTGAAGAtgccagcaggaggaggaaaggaccAGACTCCCTCTGGCTTGCTACTCTGCCAATCAAACTGCCT AAATTGAAATCCCGCTGGGGTGAGAATCCCGGTCCCCTGAAcggcttctccttccctcctctgaACCTGGGGAACGCCGAGACTGGCTACCTGACACAAGCAAACCTGCTGAGCATTGCCAGGCGTGTGGGAGCCGACTGGCAGACCATCGGCTTGAACCTGGGGCTGACCTATCAGCAGATTGAGCGCATCGGATACAATAACAG AGAGGACCTTGATAAACAGATCCTGGACATGCTTTTCTCATGGGCTCAGCAAAACTTGGAGGATCCTGACTGTGTGGACAAGTTGATCACAGCCATGAAGGAGAGTGGCCGCCAGGACATTGCTGATGAGATTGAAACCATCATTGAGCTGGGACGCCAGAAATACAGGGAGTCCATCCGCCGCGTGGGCttggagcaggagagcagcactGAGGACTCTGCAATAGCCATGGTGTAG